From the genome of Streptomyces sp. V1I1, one region includes:
- a CDS encoding ABC transporter substrate-binding protein, which translates to MTAGDPQSRIPAYPGVERFIDAFDKLVVQPRRSRSRVPVVLLSEPGGGNAGRQIVTGLRSRMRGRSEVLAPHAYIPQIPDGTDPPPLELFEHLTLQLAETMPPGTGELRLHSYRLLRSVVTAPAIEGLMERRHAELRNHCYAEHRNWSRTAQTLWWLGGRDQASGGTLLELLWNFIAGPLFQRLPRAFYGWRANRRMLGRARSRSWYAEWVRRQHGSPPTDFFRSALDLVHGEPANEPERMDRVLMHALLADLDQACRARLFNPWRRRRTSRFVLLFDEAGPADSRVQRFLRELRSAMEDLRCTSVFAVAGGVRSLASRIPDIEASGLALAGAELINIERRGMEPGQPTGIVVPVAEGPEDDQAAVYWLGRWPTLVTPSPRWGPGAEVAGVLGIGTLTLALAAGLVLVPDIMSREKDDPCQGSTFLGTDGQCVGVAEGAAGFGKEPREQAVRAVLQQIERQNEEVDKELAGRPGDDPRPGRRTIVYFGPLTGGKYAEDPVRGGTLAELRGIALAQQHINAQALRSGERVPLRVLAANAGDRFKDAPAVADRIAELAASDPSIAGVVGFGQSRRNTYDAIRTLDKAGIPMVGTSGTADELLRQGEHYYQTAPTDARAAELMAAFASSAGMTTGGQKARRVSLVADATDAYSNSLAASFRASYGPGRTDVLLYTPTDAPEPGPVPGALGGRPVPTVEDLAREVCRAVSEEPRTAVVWSARASQFQLFLAEIARISGDCPKISVLGGDDVTNTLTEERRPWDDFKGLTLFYVSHGYAPTLAARSPEAAAFLAAYDRAYGGDHSARTKAMREDGHVALAWDALRYLAEGIDQAWRTTGGHDDRLDRGLLQGVLYQGLGGGGFDGATGRIDAHGAAGGGRLTEDKLLAVLRGSSHEPATALLCGTVARGDERTKWGPKGEEHPCP; encoded by the coding sequence ATGACTGCGGGGGATCCACAAAGCCGTATTCCGGCATATCCGGGCGTCGAGCGCTTCATCGACGCGTTCGACAAACTGGTCGTACAGCCGCGGCGCAGCCGCAGCAGAGTGCCGGTCGTCCTGCTCAGTGAGCCGGGCGGCGGCAATGCGGGACGCCAGATCGTCACGGGGCTCCGCTCACGGATGCGCGGCCGCAGCGAGGTCCTCGCCCCGCACGCGTACATCCCACAGATCCCGGACGGGACCGACCCGCCGCCGCTCGAGCTCTTCGAGCATCTGACGCTTCAGCTCGCCGAGACCATGCCGCCCGGCACTGGTGAACTACGGCTGCACAGCTACCGGTTGCTGCGCTCCGTCGTCACCGCGCCCGCCATCGAAGGACTCATGGAGCGCCGCCACGCCGAGCTGCGCAACCACTGCTACGCGGAGCACCGCAACTGGTCCCGTACCGCCCAGACCCTGTGGTGGCTCGGCGGCCGCGACCAGGCCAGCGGCGGCACGCTGCTCGAGCTGCTGTGGAACTTCATCGCAGGCCCGCTCTTCCAGCGGCTGCCGCGCGCCTTCTACGGCTGGCGCGCCAACCGCCGCATGCTCGGACGGGCCCGCAGCCGCAGCTGGTACGCGGAGTGGGTGCGCCGTCAGCACGGCAGCCCGCCCACCGACTTCTTCCGCTCCGCGCTCGACCTCGTACACGGCGAGCCCGCCAATGAGCCGGAGCGCATGGACCGAGTGCTCATGCACGCTCTGCTCGCCGATCTCGACCAGGCGTGCCGGGCCCGTCTCTTCAACCCCTGGCGGCGACGCCGCACCTCCCGCTTCGTGCTTCTCTTCGACGAGGCAGGGCCCGCCGACTCGCGCGTCCAGCGCTTCCTGCGTGAACTCCGCTCCGCCATGGAGGACTTGCGCTGTACCTCGGTGTTCGCAGTGGCAGGCGGCGTCCGCTCGCTGGCCTCGCGCATCCCCGACATCGAAGCATCGGGCCTCGCCCTCGCCGGCGCCGAGCTGATCAACATCGAGCGGCGCGGGATGGAGCCGGGCCAGCCGACCGGCATCGTCGTGCCGGTGGCCGAGGGACCCGAGGACGACCAGGCGGCGGTCTACTGGCTCGGCCGCTGGCCTACGCTGGTGACGCCGTCGCCGCGCTGGGGTCCGGGCGCCGAGGTGGCCGGAGTGCTCGGCATCGGAACGCTCACGCTCGCACTCGCCGCCGGCCTCGTCCTCGTACCGGACATCATGAGCCGCGAAAAGGACGACCCCTGCCAGGGCTCCACCTTCCTGGGCACCGACGGGCAGTGCGTCGGCGTCGCCGAAGGCGCGGCCGGCTTCGGCAAGGAGCCCAGGGAGCAGGCCGTACGGGCCGTGCTCCAGCAGATCGAGCGGCAGAACGAGGAGGTCGACAAGGAGCTCGCGGGCCGGCCCGGCGACGACCCGCGCCCCGGTCGCCGCACCATCGTCTACTTCGGCCCCCTCACCGGCGGCAAGTACGCCGAAGACCCGGTGCGCGGCGGCACGTTGGCGGAGCTGCGCGGCATCGCGCTGGCACAGCAGCACATCAACGCCCAGGCGCTGCGTTCCGGCGAGCGCGTCCCGCTGCGGGTGCTCGCCGCCAACGCGGGTGACCGCTTCAAGGACGCACCCGCCGTCGCCGACCGGATCGCGGAGCTCGCCGCGAGCGATCCGTCCATCGCGGGCGTCGTCGGTTTCGGGCAGAGCCGCCGCAATACGTACGACGCGATACGCACCCTCGACAAGGCCGGCATCCCGATGGTCGGCACCTCGGGCACCGCCGATGAACTCCTTCGCCAGGGCGAGCACTACTACCAGACGGCCCCCACCGATGCGCGGGCCGCCGAGCTGATGGCAGCGTTCGCTTCGAGCGCCGGGATGACCACGGGCGGCCAGAAGGCGCGCCGGGTGAGTCTCGTCGCCGACGCCACCGACGCCTACAGCAACAGCCTTGCCGCGTCCTTCCGTGCCTCGTACGGGCCGGGGCGCACCGACGTACTCCTCTACACCCCCACCGACGCACCAGAACCGGGACCCGTGCCGGGTGCGCTCGGCGGGCGGCCCGTGCCGACCGTGGAGGACCTGGCCCGCGAGGTCTGCCGTGCCGTGAGTGAGGAGCCGCGGACGGCGGTGGTGTGGTCGGCGCGGGCAAGCCAGTTCCAGCTGTTCCTGGCCGAGATCGCCCGTATCTCCGGCGACTGCCCAAAGATCAGCGTCCTCGGTGGCGACGACGTCACCAACACGCTGACGGAAGAGCGGCGCCCCTGGGACGACTTCAAGGGCCTCACCCTCTTCTACGTCTCGCACGGCTACGCCCCCACGCTGGCGGCACGGAGCCCGGAGGCCGCGGCCTTCCTCGCCGCGTACGACCGTGCGTACGGCGGCGACCACAGCGCCAGGACGAAAGCCATGCGCGAGGACGGCCATGTCGCGCTCGCCTGGGACGCGTTGCGCTATCTCGCCGAAGGCATCGACCAGGCCTGGCGCACCACCGGCGGCCATGACGACCGCCTCGACCGCGGGCTGCTGCAAGGCGTGCTCTACCAGGGCCTGGGCGGCGGGGGCTTCGACGGCGCCACCGGCCGTATCGACGCGCACGGCGCGGCGGGCGGGGGACGGCTGACGGAGGACAAGCTGCTTGCGGTCCTGCGGGGCAGCAGCCACGAGCCGGCGACCGCGCTGCTGTGCGGCACGGTGGCGCGCGGCGATGAACGCACCAAGTGGGGGCCGAAGGGCGAGGAGCACCCGTGTCCGTAA
- a CDS encoding vanadium-dependent haloperoxidase, which produces MNPLRTRRIVHHARTALVALGSVALLAGSVTVPSAAAAAAEERQAPASVALGWYDTTAATVAAGGAATQITNSRTWAISWLAAARAVRKVPPAVDRQDFQDAALASAVHDSLVVLVPSRAEALDAALRTTLDRIPDGPAESRGVAVGARQARLVLASRDGDGLDPASVNAPFTVPPAAPGVWQPTPPAYAPAAQYGNRLARPFLLDSADQYRLPAPPALDSARYRADLTEVRAYGAVNSAVRTTHQTETADFWFGSSLTLYTEPLRVALSRSPQSLAERAGLVALFHVALVDTQIATSDSKYTYQSWRPVTAIRTGTIDPDTAWTPLHATPAHPDYPSGHNTYSGAAEAVLSALTGPRTAPFELTSPTAPGVTRTYTAWSSLSKENEDARVFSGIHTRFADKAGLALGKRVATHALRNAGRLFGDL; this is translated from the coding sequence GTGAATCCGCTCAGAACCCGCCGCATCGTCCATCACGCCCGCACCGCCCTGGTGGCGCTGGGCTCGGTCGCCCTCCTGGCCGGCTCCGTCACCGTCCCGTCAGCGGCGGCTGCCGCGGCGGAGGAGAGGCAGGCGCCCGCTTCCGTGGCGCTCGGCTGGTACGACACGACGGCCGCGACCGTAGCGGCGGGCGGCGCCGCGACTCAGATCACCAACAGCCGGACCTGGGCCATCAGCTGGCTCGCGGCGGCGCGGGCCGTGCGGAAGGTGCCGCCGGCCGTCGACCGGCAGGACTTCCAGGACGCGGCCCTCGCATCTGCGGTGCACGACTCCCTCGTAGTGCTCGTTCCGTCTCGCGCTGAGGCGCTGGACGCCGCGCTGCGCACGACGCTCGACCGCATCCCGGACGGACCTGCCGAATCGCGGGGCGTAGCGGTCGGCGCCCGCCAGGCCCGGCTGGTGCTCGCATCACGTGACGGCGATGGCCTCGACCCGGCTTCGGTGAACGCGCCGTTCACCGTGCCGCCGGCGGCCCCGGGCGTGTGGCAGCCGACTCCGCCCGCCTACGCTCCGGCCGCGCAGTACGGCAACCGGCTGGCCAGGCCGTTCCTGCTGGACAGTGCCGACCAGTACCGGCTGCCCGCCCCTCCCGCCCTCGACTCCGCGCGCTATCGTGCCGATCTGACGGAGGTGCGTGCGTACGGTGCCGTGAACAGCGCCGTACGCACAACGCACCAGACTGAGACCGCCGACTTCTGGTTCGGTTCCTCGCTGACGCTGTACACCGAGCCGTTGCGGGTCGCCCTGTCGCGGTCGCCGCAGTCCCTCGCCGAACGGGCGGGGCTGGTGGCGCTGTTCCACGTGGCACTGGTGGACACGCAGATCGCCACGTCCGACAGCAAGTACACGTATCAGAGCTGGCGCCCGGTCACGGCCATCCGCACCGGCACGATCGACCCGGACACCGCGTGGACGCCGCTGCACGCCACGCCTGCCCACCCGGACTACCCCAGCGGCCACAACACCTACTCGGGTGCTGCGGAGGCCGTTCTCTCGGCGCTGACCGGACCTCGCACGGCCCCGTTCGAGCTGACGAGCCCCACAGCACCCGGAGTGACACGCACATACACGGCCTGGAGCAGTCTGTCGAAGGAGAACGAGGATGCCCGAGTCTTCTCGGGGATCCACACCCGCTTCGCCGACAAGGCGGGCCTTGCCCTCGGCAAGCGCGTCGCGACCCACGCGCTGCGCAACGCAGGGCGGCTGTTCGGCGACCTGTGA
- the pgm gene encoding phosphoglucomutase (alpha-D-glucose-1,6-bisphosphate-dependent), whose product MPNERAGQPARPEDLIDVPRLVTAYYALHPDPAEPAQRVAFGTSGHRGSSLATAFNEDHIAATSQAICEYRAQQGTDGPLFLGADTHALSEPARVTALEVFAANGVTVLIDTADGYTPTPAVSHAILTHNRERTSGLADGVVVTPSHNPPADGGFKYNPPNGGPAGSEATGWIQERANEIITGGLKDVRRLPYARALAAPTTGRYDFLGAYVRDLPSVLDLDAVRAAGVRIGADPLGGASVAYWGRIAEEHRLDLTVVNPYTDPTWRFMTLDWDGKIRMDCSSPYAMASLIEGRDRFQIATGNDADADRHGIVTPDGGLMNPNHYLATAIAYLYTHRDQWPDDAGVGKTLVSSSMIDRVAADLGRELIEVPVGFKWFVDGLADGTLGFGGEESAGASFLRRDGSVWTTDKDGIILALLASEILAVTAQTPSEHYASLTARFGEPAYARVDAPATREEKAVLSRLSPDQVTADTLAGEPITSVLTQAPGNGAAIGGIKVTTANAWFAARPSGTEDVYKVYAESFLGPDHLTRVQEEARSVVAAALNS is encoded by the coding sequence ATGCCGAACGAGCGCGCGGGACAGCCGGCGCGGCCGGAAGACCTCATCGATGTGCCTCGGCTGGTGACCGCGTACTACGCCTTGCACCCCGATCCGGCCGAACCCGCCCAGCGTGTCGCCTTCGGCACGTCGGGACACCGAGGATCCTCGCTCGCCACCGCCTTCAACGAGGACCACATCGCCGCGACCAGCCAGGCGATCTGCGAGTACCGGGCTCAGCAGGGAACCGACGGGCCTCTGTTCCTCGGCGCCGACACCCATGCGCTGTCCGAACCCGCCCGGGTGACCGCCCTGGAGGTCTTCGCCGCGAACGGCGTCACCGTGCTCATCGACACCGCCGACGGCTACACCCCCACCCCGGCCGTGTCGCACGCCATCCTCACCCACAACCGAGAGCGCACCTCCGGCCTGGCCGACGGCGTGGTGGTCACGCCCTCGCACAATCCGCCGGCCGACGGCGGCTTCAAGTACAACCCGCCGAACGGCGGACCCGCCGGTTCCGAGGCGACCGGCTGGATCCAGGAGCGCGCCAACGAGATCATCACGGGCGGCCTGAAGGATGTACGGCGGCTGCCTTACGCCAGGGCGCTGGCCGCGCCGACCACTGGACGGTACGACTTCCTCGGCGCCTACGTGCGAGATCTGCCGTCCGTACTCGACCTGGACGCGGTCCGCGCCGCGGGTGTGCGCATCGGCGCCGATCCGCTGGGGGGCGCGTCCGTCGCGTACTGGGGCCGCATCGCCGAGGAGCACCGCCTCGACCTGACGGTCGTCAACCCGTACACCGATCCCACGTGGCGGTTCATGACGCTGGACTGGGACGGCAAGATCCGGATGGACTGCTCCTCCCCCTACGCGATGGCGTCGCTGATCGAGGGCCGCGACCGCTTCCAGATCGCCACCGGCAACGACGCCGACGCCGACCGGCACGGCATCGTGACCCCCGACGGCGGACTGATGAACCCCAATCACTATCTCGCCACCGCCATCGCCTACCTCTACACCCACCGCGACCAGTGGCCCGACGATGCCGGTGTCGGCAAGACACTGGTGTCGTCGAGCATGATCGACCGGGTGGCGGCCGACCTGGGCCGCGAGCTGATCGAAGTGCCGGTCGGTTTCAAGTGGTTCGTGGACGGGCTGGCCGACGGCACCCTCGGCTTCGGCGGTGAGGAGTCCGCCGGGGCCTCCTTCCTGCGCCGTGACGGCTCGGTGTGGACCACCGACAAGGACGGCATCATCCTGGCCCTGCTCGCGTCCGAGATTCTGGCCGTGACGGCGCAGACGCCGAGCGAGCACTACGCGTCGCTCACCGCCCGGTTCGGCGAACCGGCCTACGCCCGTGTCGACGCCCCCGCGACCCGCGAGGAGAAGGCCGTACTGAGCCGTCTCTCCCCCGACCAGGTGACGGCAGACACCCTTGCCGGGGAACCGATCACCTCTGTGCTCACACAGGCTCCGGGCAACGGGGCGGCCATCGGTGGCATCAAGGTGACCACCGCCAACGCCTGGTTCGCCGCCCGCCCTTCGGGTACCGAGGACGTCTACAAGGTGTACGCCGAGTCCTTCCTCGGACCCGACCACCTGACGCGCGTACAGGAGGAGGCCCGGTCCGTCGTGGCGGCGGCATTGAACAGCTGA
- a CDS encoding carboxymuconolactone decarboxylase family protein — protein MSRRDRGIAAYARIFALPGQDVPAAFAELVGPEFAEEALQAAGGAGWWHPALTARDRSIAIITALACQGVADKCLRTHVRLGMPHGLDQDALTALTALLADCIGYPRASITMETIKDECGHTDRMVP, from the coding sequence GTGAGCAGGCGCGACCGCGGCATCGCGGCCTACGCCAGGATATTCGCCCTGCCCGGGCAGGATGTGCCCGCGGCCTTCGCCGAACTCGTCGGACCGGAATTCGCCGAGGAGGCTCTCCAGGCCGCCGGTGGGGCCGGATGGTGGCACCCGGCGCTCACCGCACGGGACCGCAGCATCGCCATCATCACGGCCCTGGCCTGCCAGGGTGTCGCCGACAAGTGCCTGCGTACCCACGTTCGGCTGGGTATGCCCCACGGACTTGACCAAGACGCACTCACCGCGCTGACCGCCCTGCTGGCCGACTGCATCGGATACCCGCGAGCGTCGATCACCATGGAAACCATCAAGGACGAATGCGGGCACACCGACCGCATGGTGCCGTAA
- a CDS encoding LysR substrate-binding domain-containing protein: MTGSEVSPSFRLAYVPGVTPTKWVRIWNERLPEVPLNLIAVPAAEVFDVLRSGGADAGFVRLPIDRTDLSAIPLYTEATVVVVPKDHVVAAVDQVSAEDLADEVVLHPLDDVLDWERLPGRPAIERPATTADAIELVAAGVGLLVVPQSLARLHHRKDLTYRPVSDAPESRIALSWPQDETTDLVEQFIGIVRGRTVNSTRGRPPTPAQPKRKRSDTGGAQRKPAAGKSSGKSPRSGSGGPKGGKRGKPRRRS; encoded by the coding sequence GTGACAGGCTCGGAAGTATCCCCTTCGTTCCGGCTTGCGTACGTCCCGGGAGTGACGCCCACGAAGTGGGTGCGGATCTGGAACGAGCGGCTGCCCGAAGTCCCACTGAACCTCATCGCGGTACCCGCCGCTGAGGTCTTCGACGTGCTGCGGAGCGGCGGCGCCGACGCGGGTTTCGTGCGGTTGCCTATCGACCGGACGGACCTCAGCGCGATCCCCCTGTACACCGAGGCGACGGTGGTCGTGGTCCCGAAAGACCACGTCGTGGCGGCGGTCGACCAGGTGTCCGCTGAGGATCTCGCCGACGAAGTCGTGCTGCATCCCCTCGACGACGTCCTCGACTGGGAGCGTCTGCCGGGACGGCCCGCGATCGAGCGCCCCGCCACGACGGCGGATGCCATCGAACTGGTGGCGGCAGGAGTGGGACTGCTCGTCGTCCCACAGTCACTCGCCCGCCTGCACCACCGTAAGGACCTCACGTATCGGCCGGTCTCGGACGCCCCCGAGTCGCGCATCGCACTGTCGTGGCCGCAGGACGAAACCACCGACCTGGTGGAGCAATTCATCGGGATCGTCCGCGGGCGGACCGTCAACAGCACACGGGGTCGCCCCCCGACCCCGGCACAGCCGAAGCGCAAGCGCTCCGATACAGGCGGCGCACAGCGGAAGCCCGCAGCCGGCAAGTCGAGCGGCAAGAGCCCACGGAGCGGTTCCGGCGGCCCCAAGGGCGGTAAGCGCGGCAAACCTCGCCGCCGGTCGTAG
- a CDS encoding DUF5997 family protein, with the protein MMSHQTAQTMKPATAAKKLGVYLEATPAEFQEGVVSRTELNALQADPPEWLLELRRNGPHPRPVVAAKLGISISGLARGGITDALTTEQIDALKRDLPEWLQKERATQAEVRKEAARIKEKDSARGDQPRRPRS; encoded by the coding sequence ATGATGTCGCACCAGACCGCCCAGACGATGAAGCCCGCAACCGCGGCAAAGAAGCTGGGTGTGTACCTCGAGGCCACCCCCGCCGAGTTCCAGGAGGGTGTCGTCTCGCGCACCGAGTTGAACGCGCTGCAGGCCGATCCGCCCGAGTGGCTGCTGGAACTGCGACGCAACGGCCCGCATCCGCGGCCGGTGGTCGCGGCGAAGCTGGGCATCTCCATCTCAGGTCTCGCGCGTGGCGGAATCACAGACGCCCTCACCACGGAGCAGATCGACGCGTTGAAGCGGGACCTTCCCGAGTGGCTGCAGAAGGAACGTGCCACCCAGGCCGAGGTCCGGAAAGAAGCGGCGCGGATCAAGGAGAAGGACTCGGCGCGCGGCGATCAACCCCGCCGGCCGCGCTCCTGA
- a CDS encoding AMP-binding protein, with protein MEAITEYGVTTLQCVPTVLQALVDTEELDRCTSLRQVFSGGEALSRNLAVQVLDTLPGCDLINLYGPTECTINASAFTVDRAGVGEGPNAVSIGSPVHNTRYYILDETLSPVAVGEIGELYIAGVQLARGYLHRPELTAERFVDNPSGRDTGDTRLYRTGDLA; from the coding sequence ATCGAGGCCATCACCGAGTACGGGGTCACCACGCTGCAGTGCGTGCCGACAGTGCTGCAGGCACTGGTGGACACGGAGGAGCTGGACCGGTGCACTTCGCTCAGGCAGGTTTTCAGCGGGGGCGAGGCGCTGTCCAGGAATCTGGCGGTGCAGGTGCTGGACACGCTTCCGGGCTGTGACCTGATCAATCTGTACGGGCCGACCGAATGCACCATCAACGCGTCCGCCTTCACCGTGGACCGGGCCGGGGTCGGTGAGGGCCCCAACGCCGTGTCGATCGGCTCGCCTGTCCACAACACCCGCTACTACATACTCGACGAAACACTGTCGCCGGTGGCCGTGGGCGAGATCGGTGAGCTGTACATCGCCGGCGTGCAGCTGGCACGGGGGTACCTCCACCGACCGGAGCTGACCGCGGAACGGTTTGTCGACAACCCGTCCGGCCGGGACACCGGGGACACCAGGCTGTACCGGACCGGAGACCTGGCCTAG
- a CDS encoding alpha/beta fold hydrolase, which yields MQFTGRVDNQVKLRGFRVEPDEIRLAIETHDWVKNTAVIVKEDPRTGFQNLIACIELSPKEAALMDQGNHGAHHQSKESKLQVRAQLSNAGCRDTAEIAGRTVVDLPGKEPTPEQRRRVFARKTYRSFEDGDVTRADILRLLDRTRTADARPRSLAELTLAELGEILRYFGQFLSEERLLPKYGYASPGSLYATQMYLELSGTGGLPPGHYYYHPVHHQLVLIRETPDAGPADEARLTFHFVGKKRAIEPVYKNNIQEVLHIETGHMVGLFDEVLPAYGLSIRELELTPEAKDLLECADEDYYLGTFEAVPFTGQRQDDTLDICVHAHPGKIVDLSAGQYRYRDGELERISGELVRKKDVIAINQRVYERSSFGITVLSRPERGWQGYVDLGRKLQRLQMNDLGLGFMSSGYSSETGSDLPSAKRIAGILGARGERTGPSYFFVCGRVSAEQVRSEGMKEDMVHMQGPAEMIKEDLVNFLPDYMVPNRVVILDRLPLTASGKIDVKALEASDKTDMDFADRPFVPPRTRTEKRIGDIWKMLMKRDAVSVRDDFFASGGNSLIAVALINRVNKTFRSALPLQALFDSPTVEKLARRIDGDHAGTTSRLIRLRGSGSGNPVYCWPGLGGYPMNLRLLADKLDMERPFYGVQAYGINPLETPYPTIRDMAAEDIRAIRRVQPTGPYTLWGYSFGARVAFEAAHQLEQAGEQVENLVLIAPGSPKVRADDAVVHGNEPTYRNRAFVTILFSVFAGGISGPLLEEYLRQAADDETFATFITTVFRGLDRELVQRIVRIVRQTYEFTYTFRELAEHRIEAPVTIFKARGDDYSFIENRSGYSAESPTVIALQADHYSLLRDPDIDELVQTIRRRLRGRQPGLEQGQEKKEEFTLPHVNIKHFPVALSEEQESELVAAVAKAVQSAFECDEGVISIALEPVDQDAWNEQVYVPELVERKELLRKTPNY from the coding sequence GTGCAGTTCACCGGCCGCGTGGACAATCAGGTCAAGCTGCGGGGCTTCCGGGTCGAGCCGGACGAGATCAGGCTGGCGATCGAGACCCATGACTGGGTCAAGAACACGGCGGTGATCGTCAAGGAAGACCCTCGCACCGGCTTCCAGAACCTCATCGCCTGCATCGAGCTGAGTCCGAAGGAAGCAGCGCTGATGGACCAGGGCAATCACGGCGCCCACCATCAGTCGAAGGAGAGCAAGCTCCAGGTCAGGGCGCAGCTGTCGAACGCGGGCTGCCGCGACACCGCGGAGATCGCCGGCCGGACGGTTGTGGACCTTCCCGGCAAGGAGCCGACCCCGGAACAGCGGCGGCGCGTGTTCGCGCGTAAGACGTACCGTTCCTTCGAGGACGGTGACGTCACCAGGGCCGACATTCTCCGGCTCCTCGACCGCACACGTACCGCCGACGCGCGGCCCCGGAGTCTGGCGGAGCTGACCCTCGCCGAACTCGGGGAGATCCTGCGGTACTTCGGCCAGTTCCTCAGCGAGGAGCGGCTGCTGCCGAAGTACGGATACGCGTCGCCGGGCTCGCTCTACGCGACGCAGATGTACCTGGAACTGAGCGGGACCGGTGGGCTGCCACCGGGGCACTACTACTACCACCCCGTGCACCACCAGTTGGTGCTGATCCGGGAGACGCCCGATGCCGGACCAGCGGACGAGGCACGGCTCACGTTCCATTTCGTGGGCAAGAAGCGGGCGATCGAGCCGGTCTACAAGAACAACATCCAGGAAGTCCTGCACATCGAGACCGGCCATATGGTGGGCCTTTTCGATGAGGTTCTCCCCGCGTACGGACTGAGCATCAGGGAGCTGGAGCTCACTCCTGAGGCAAAGGACCTCCTGGAGTGCGCCGACGAGGACTACTACCTCGGCACTTTCGAGGCGGTTCCGTTCACGGGGCAGCGGCAGGACGACACACTCGACATATGTGTGCATGCGCACCCGGGGAAGATCGTCGACCTGTCGGCGGGCCAGTACCGGTACCGGGACGGTGAACTGGAGCGCATATCAGGCGAACTCGTCCGCAAGAAGGACGTCATCGCCATCAACCAGCGGGTCTACGAGCGGTCGAGTTTCGGGATCACGGTGCTGAGCAGGCCCGAGCGTGGCTGGCAGGGCTACGTCGATCTGGGCCGCAAGCTGCAACGCCTGCAGATGAACGACCTGGGCCTGGGATTCATGTCCTCCGGCTACAGCTCGGAGACCGGTAGTGACCTGCCCTCAGCGAAGCGGATCGCAGGCATCCTGGGAGCCCGCGGCGAACGTACGGGCCCCTCCTACTTCTTCGTCTGCGGCCGGGTGAGTGCCGAGCAGGTCCGCAGCGAGGGCATGAAGGAGGACATGGTCCATATGCAGGGTCCGGCGGAGATGATCAAGGAGGACCTGGTCAACTTCCTGCCGGACTACATGGTGCCGAACAGGGTCGTCATCCTGGACCGGCTGCCTCTCACCGCCAGCGGAAAGATCGACGTCAAGGCGCTGGAGGCGTCGGACAAGACCGACATGGATTTCGCCGACCGCCCCTTCGTCCCGCCACGCACGAGGACGGAGAAGCGGATCGGGGACATCTGGAAGATGCTGATGAAGCGTGACGCCGTCTCGGTGCGGGACGACTTCTTCGCGTCCGGCGGTAATTCGCTCATCGCGGTCGCGCTCATCAACAGGGTCAACAAGACGTTCAGGAGTGCGCTCCCGCTCCAGGCGCTCTTCGATTCACCGACGGTCGAGAAGCTCGCGCGCCGGATCGACGGCGACCATGCCGGCACCACCTCGCGGCTGATACGGCTGCGAGGCTCCGGCTCCGGGAATCCTGTCTACTGCTGGCCCGGACTCGGGGGTTACCCCATGAACCTGCGCCTGCTCGCCGACAAGCTGGACATGGAACGTCCCTTCTACGGCGTTCAGGCGTACGGCATCAACCCGCTGGAGACGCCGTATCCCACCATCCGGGACATGGCCGCAGAGGACATCAGGGCCATCAGACGCGTACAGCCCACGGGTCCATACACGCTCTGGGGTTACTCCTTCGGTGCCCGGGTGGCCTTCGAAGCGGCTCATCAGCTGGAGCAGGCCGGGGAACAGGTGGAGAACCTGGTGCTGATCGCACCGGGGTCACCCAAGGTCCGGGCCGACGACGCAGTGGTTCACGGCAACGAGCCGACGTACCGCAACAGGGCGTTCGTGACGATCCTCTTCTCCGTGTTCGCGGGCGGCATCAGCGGTCCCCTGCTGGAGGAGTACCTGCGGCAGGCCGCGGACGACGAGACCTTCGCGACGTTCATCACCACGGTGTTCAGGGGCCTCGACCGCGAACTGGTGCAGAGAATCGTCCGGATCGTCCGTCAGACGTACGAGTTCACCTACACCTTCCGTGAACTGGCGGAACACCGGATCGAGGCCCCGGTGACCATCTTCAAGGCGCGGGGCGACGACTACTCGTTCATCGAGAACCGCAGCGGCTACTCCGCAGAGTCGCCGACCGTCATCGCCCTCCAGGCAGACCACTACAGCCTGCTGCGCGATCCCGACATCGACGAGCTGGTCCAGACGATCCGTCGCCGGCTACGTGGCCGGCAGCCGGGGCTGGAACAAGGACAGGAAAAGAAGGAGGAGTTCACCTTGCCTCACGTCAATATCAAGCACTTCCCCGTCGCGCTCAGCGAGGAGCAGGAGTCCGAGCTGGTCGCCGCGGTGGCCAAGGCGGTGCAGTCGGCCTTCGAGTGCGACGAGGGGGTCATATCCATCGCGCTCGAACCGGTCGATCAGGACGCCTGGAACGAGCAGGTCTACGTCCCGGAGCTGGTGGAGCGCAAGGAACTGCTGCGCAAAACCCCCAACTACTGA